The Hymenobacter chitinivorans DSM 11115 genome contains a region encoding:
- a CDS encoding metallophosphoesterase family protein: MRQSLTPVFLLLLLVLAHRSFGQRFAAIGDYGSASSAEKDVARLVHSWRPDFIITLGDNNYDYGEAGTIDVNIGQYYHDYIGNYKGKYGAGAPENRFFPSLGNHDTYTAEGRPYLDYFTLPGQERYYDFVRGNVHFFVLNSNASEPDGILSTSRQAQWLQQGLAASTAPWKVVYLHHPPFSSGEHGSSLDLQWPFCVWGASVVLAGHDHLYERIMVNGLAYFVNGLGGKSIYSLQKPVPGSQVRYNDDYGAMLCTATSDSLVLRFVTRAGQVIDTYSLQQPALQTGSLARTPAGLLVLPNPVAETAAIEVRVPVAAETTLRVLDTTGREVAVLHQGPLAPGTHRMRWPRGRLAPGLYFLQLTNGCYTQTVRAVVL, translated from the coding sequence TAGCTTCGGGCAGCGCTTTGCCGCCATCGGCGACTACGGCTCGGCCAGCTCCGCCGAAAAAGACGTGGCCAGGCTGGTGCACAGCTGGCGCCCCGATTTTATCATTACCCTGGGCGACAATAACTACGACTACGGGGAGGCCGGTACCATCGACGTCAACATCGGGCAGTACTACCACGACTACATCGGTAATTACAAGGGTAAATACGGGGCTGGAGCTCCCGAAAACCGCTTCTTTCCGTCCCTGGGCAACCACGACACCTATACCGCCGAAGGCCGGCCTTACCTGGACTATTTTACTCTGCCGGGCCAGGAGCGCTACTACGATTTCGTGCGGGGCAACGTCCACTTCTTCGTGCTCAACAGCAACGCCTCCGAGCCCGACGGTATCCTGAGCACCTCGCGCCAGGCCCAGTGGCTGCAGCAGGGTCTGGCCGCTTCCACCGCGCCCTGGAAAGTGGTGTACCTGCACCACCCGCCGTTTTCCTCCGGGGAGCACGGCAGCAGCCTCGACCTGCAATGGCCCTTCTGCGTCTGGGGCGCCTCCGTCGTGCTGGCCGGCCACGACCACCTCTACGAGCGGATTATGGTTAACGGTTTAGCCTACTTCGTCAATGGGCTGGGCGGCAAAAGCATTTACTCCCTGCAAAAGCCCGTGCCCGGCAGCCAGGTGCGCTACAACGACGACTACGGCGCCATGCTCTGCACCGCCACCTCCGACAGCCTGGTGCTGCGGTTTGTGACCCGGGCCGGCCAAGTCATTGATACGTATTCGTTGCAGCAGCCTGCGCTGCAAACCGGCTCCCTGGCCCGCACGCCCGCCGGCCTGCTGGTGCTGCCCAACCCCGTAGCCGAAACGGCCGCTATTGAAGTGCGAGTACCGGTAGCCGCCGAAACCACGCTCCGGGTGCTCGATACCACCGGCCGGGAAGTGGCCGTGCTACACCAGGGGCCCTTGGCGCCGGGCACGCACCGCATGCGGTGGCCGCGCGGACGGCTGGCCCCGGGCCTGTATTTTCTGCAGCTAACCAACGGCTGCTACACCCAAACCGTGCGGGCTGTGGTGCTTTAG